Genomic segment of Synechococcus sp. A15-28:
TCTGGGTGCGGTGGTGGATCTGGTGTTTGAGCCTTCGACCGGAGCCATCGCCCATTACCTCGTGGCCCGCAGCGATCCCCGCCTGCCCGGAAGTTCCCGATGGCGGCTGACGCCGGAGCGCGTCGTGGATCATCAACCCGGACGGGTGATCACCGCGTTGGCAGGGCTGGATGATCTGCCCCTGACCCGCGCCAGTGTGCGTCAGGATCTGCTGCGTCGCACCCAGCGTTGGCGGGAGCAACTGCGTGACATGGGCGATCGCGCTGGTGATCGACTGGAGGGTTGGCTGGACGACCCCCCATGGGACGAATCGGAGCGTTCTGATCCGCCACAAGCTCGCTCGGAGGCGGGCCCCGAAATCTGGGACGACGAAGGTTGGCGGGATGGTCGACGTCAGCGGGATGAGGATCCCTGGGTCTGATCCCGCCGT
This window contains:
- a CDS encoding RNA methyltransferase yields the protein MALPDQLLLSDLLQHTVRCDLGLDHGPGVTGWIHPPVHRLLGWVSRPSALRMTREVWRLDQCCGFTDQQVYVRGEPAVTDPATLDRLPTLLESDLCGRDGERLGAVVDLVFEPSTGAIAHYLVARSDPRLPGSSRWRLTPERVVDHQPGRVITALAGLDDLPLTRASVRQDLLRRTQRWREQLRDMGDRAGDRLEGWLDDPPWDESERSDPPQARSEAGPEIWDDEGWRDGRRQRDEDPWV